From a single Hemitrygon akajei chromosome 28, sHemAka1.3, whole genome shotgun sequence genomic region:
- the LOC140717599 gene encoding histone H2B-like, whose product MPDPPKPAPKKGAKKTLAKPASKSGKKRKRSRKESYAIYIYKVMKQVHPDTGISSKAMSIMNSFVNDIFERIAGEASRLAHYNKRSTISSREIQTAVRLLLPGELAKHAVSEGTKAVTKYTSSK is encoded by the coding sequence ATGCCTGATCCACCGAAACCCGCTCCCAAGAAGGGCGCCAAGAAAACTCTGGCCAAACCGGCGAGCAAGTCTGGCAAGAAGCGCAAGAGGTCGAGGAAGGAGAGTTACGCCATCTACATCTACAAAGTGATGAAGCAGGTTCACCCCGACACCGGCATCTCCTCCAAGGCCATGAGCATCATGAATTCATTCGTGAACGATATTTTCGAGCGCATCGCGGGTGAGGCTTCCCGCCTGGCCCACTACAACAAGCGGTCTACCATCAGCTCCCGGGAGATCCAGACCGCCGTGCGCCTGCTGCTGCCCGGGGAGCTGGCCAAGCACGCCGTGTCCGAAGGGACAAAGGCGGTGACCAAGTACACCAGCTCCAAGTGA